The sequence TTCCATAATCTGGGCCTCCCCTGTCCAGACTGATTCTAACAACTTTGTACTCATTGGTTGATGGAGTATAACCAAATCCAGCTATCGAGCGTTTTCCTTCAAATTTTGGAAGGACAATATACTCTCTGGTGATGGGATTACAGATGTATGCAGGTTGGTAGAAACTATGAAGATATGCGTAGATACATAGTAAACCATAGCACGAATCTAGAATGTAAGGATTCTCTAATAGAGGTattaagttgatccttgttgttCTAGTAAAACGGTTTAAATTCTCATCATAATCGGCATAATAATACGTTTCGTTATCAAATACTGAGTTATAAAATATGAAACTCAACTGACCTGCAGAATCAAGATCATTGAGATGATTCAAGTGCATTTGTGAGAAggatggatgtggaagaagatttCTCCATGATTTAGATACCGTTTTGCACTCAAGAACAGATTCAGTTGGAATGCGAGATAATATTTCTAACATGACTTCGAATGGGAGCATATTAAAGTTCCCCATTGAAATAATAGTTGAGGAGAAgcagttgattattttttagggtttcagggaaAACAAAGGGGGCTTGGTTGTGGGGAGCGGAAAGGACTGAATTGCAGAAGGTAAAAGAAATATACGTAGAATTATGAAAAACGGTTTTGGACTTGGGTCAGTTCTCCAGCCTgttaatagaaaaaaaaaaccgtTTTTATAATTGTCCAAAAAAAAATGCATAGTTCTATATGGTCGATACAAAAGGTAGCTGTTAAACCCAAATCTTCTTCTACTTATCAAGAACAGAGCAAAACACGTAAATCAGAGGAAATATTACAAAAGCAGAACACAAGAATAGAGTCGAAGACAGGAATTCAATTGAATACGTACTGATGTTACAATTCCTTTGGCTCAAAGCCTATACTTATACTAAACCAAACCGCGTAAAAACAATTCCAATAAGGCGTAACTTCCTAACATAAAAATAACCTTCTAAGCAAGGAAACTAAAAGACTTCCTACACAAGCAAAACTAACGGAACATACTAGTTCCTTCTAGAACAAACTTTTTCTTTCCTATTATAGCTCAAAAACCATAGAGTGTCGATTGGTCTCACTTTTCAACAAAAGCAGATTAAGATTTTGAGTTATGGCTTATTCTCAATCCAAAATCAATATTGGACGATTTTATTTAGCCAACACTGGACAAGTATAAGCTAAAACAAGCCCAAACTAAGAAGCGAAACAAGAAGAGAAATTACAACAATCGGGGACCATGAGATTTATGAAATGCTAAAATGCATACAGCTAGGAGAAACACACGCTACTTTATTAAATAGGCGGCGGTACCACTAGGCAAGAAACTCTTCTTCACTAGGCGAGACTACTCCGTTCATATTTCCGATTGCTTACTTGTTTGTGACAATTCATTAACTAATTCATCGAGATTGACAAAGGAAGAGCCGCCAGGTGCAATTGCATCTTCGGCTTTTTGTTTCCATTCCATGGCTCTATGCTTCATTTCCTTGCCTTTTTCACCTTCCAGTAGTTCTTTCACCGACTTCTCAACCTCATTTCTTGTCACTTTATGATCAATCTCTATTCCGATTCCCCAATCAATACACGAGTACCTACAATTCGTATGTTGTTCAGAGAAAAAAGGGTAACAAATAACCGGAACTCCACCACAAATACTCTCTATTGTTGAGTTCCAACCACTGTGTGTCAAAAATGCGCCTATAGCCGGATGATTTAATACTTTTTCTTGTGGACACCAACTAGCTAGCAAGCCTCTTTCTTTCGTTTCTTCCGCAAACTCCGGTGGCAAATTAGCTGTGTCACCTTTTACAATATCCGATCGAACTATCCATAAGAATGAGTGTTTGCTGTTAGCTAACCCCCAAGCAAACTCAATAAGCTGTTGAGTTGTCATTGTAGTGATGCTTCCGAAATTAACATAGACGACTGAGTTTGGTTTTCCGGAATCAAGCCATTTAAGACAATCTGTTTCTTCTTTCCATAAATTTATCCCTATAGATGTTGTTTTTGCACTTGGGTGGTTTTTCATAGTTCCTGTTGTGGCATCATGGTGAAGTAATTGGTGTACAGGACCGATTGTGTACAGAGGAGGTAGCGATAACTGCTCAGACTTGAGTGCATCCAAAACGTCCTTCTCTAGAGCATCAAACGTATTGACAATCAAAGTTGTAGCTTCATTCATTCCTGCAAGTTCTCTGATGAAGTAGTCAAAATAAATGTCGCGTGTATCCATGGTTCGAACAAAACTAGGAAGATCCCTTAAACGGATATCTTTCATTCCTGGTATCCAGTCAATTTTGGTGTCTAGATACCCATTTGTTAGATCACTTTCATCTGCGAAAATTGCATGTATATAAATTAAGTTCAGTTAACCATGACATTAAAACATAAATTCTGAACTCCAATCATAAAGATCTTTCAACATTAGGATATTTACTTTCGATagctgattattttttttatagggTGCACTAATATTGTTACCTTCCAGTGGTACGAGACCTCTTTCGATGAGTTGGGAGAAATGTAAGTAACATATGAGTCCACAAGCACTAGCAGTCCAGAATAGAGCTACTGGGATACCAAGTTCAACGCCAACTTTGAGACCAAAACTCATCATTCCATCCGAAACTATGCATGTAACAGGAGGTAGGATGTTCTCAGAAGAAGGTGATAATAAActgctcttgctgttgttgttcAGTCTCTGGATTAGGTTCCGAAAGGGTAATAGCATATTGTTTCTGAAAGCGTGGAGGAGATCTGGAACGGGTTGGGTGGCATTTAAATCGTCTGGTAAGGGAAGGCCGTCGGGGATTGTTTCAAACCTGAAGTCAGGCAAACCTCTAACGGAATCAGGTCCTCTCGAATTTATTAACCGTTGGTGATTGAATTCCGTATTGACAAAGGTTATATGAAATCCTTTGGAGTGAAAAAGTTTAGctagtgtcatcatgggagtcacaTGACCTTGTGCTGGGACTGGAACGAAAACAGCATGAGGCTTCATGTCTTCTGCAGTATGCTAGCTGGCCTGTATCTCACTGCCAGAAGTAGGACGACAATGCAGAAGAAGAGGCCTTTCGTCTTTTTTATAAAGCGCATAAACGATACAAGGAATCCAACCTTTTTTGTAGACCATGTATTTTATTGATAACGTTTTGTTTGTTGACGGAAACATTTCTGGTTTTTGGGCCCGCGCACCAATAAGAGACGTAGAGTATTTTGTAAAACATGCATGTATCTTTCTGTCAAAATTGGCACCATAGTGATATGAAAAGTCTGAAGGCAAACGGCAAGAAGTTTCTCCATGTTTGAACGAAGGTGGTTTTCCCAAGTAGTCCATATTTTGTGCATTGGTGACGACGGCTCTTTGTGAACTGCTCTAAATGTACCAAGGATGACGAAAATTAGTCAATGACGTTTTGTTGCTTTTTCCTGATGCAGACAAGAAATTCATTGATTTAAGAAGATTACATAGTTACTTCTTTTTGCCAACTTTCTTCCTATGAAGCTAGAGAAATTGCTACACCAGTATTCAATAATTCTAGATTTCCTAGCGAATCGAGTTACACAATCTGCTACATGAGTAGCATTAGCGTTATCTAACTCGAATAAAACATGTGAGAGTTTCATCTTTCAGTCCATCTGAGAGCTTTCAATGCCTCAACACTCACTGCTTCGGTACGGATCTGCACCTGACAGTCCTGCAACATCCTATAATTTTTTTCATGGTTAATAGTCCACTCCATTTCCCAGTCTTTTATGGTATGGGTCGTATGAAAGAAGGAGCCGTCAATATTGATTTCTGTATAGTTCATTGATGAAGGTTTCCAGTTTTCCACGGAGTGTGTGTTGGTTGGATAGATATTTTCTTGGAAAATCAGCCAGTTACGTGCTACTTTAGAAATGGAACTAAGATCTTTGGAAGAAAATGTTGAGATTTTTTGTCCTTAGCAGAAGATTATGAGTATCACCATCGATGAATCTGCTGCCCTATTATAAGAAGGGTTTTGACGCATATGGGCGTGGAATAACCGCATGAAGTATGAAACTAGTTTAGTTTGCCGTTGAGGACTAACGATGCCTGAGTTATGGCTCTAGAGGCTCTCCAGTTTTCATGTTTTACCGGGCGCCATGATTTTCAATAGCATCATCTATCCCAGGAAACGATCTGGACCCATAATCATAGTATTTTGAAGGTCCATATATGTAAATAATTGATCAAGCCCGacaagaaaatcaaaattataagtgaGAAATTGAAATAGTATAACTGGGAACGTATATTTGTTGATAATCGATTACAAAAAAGTACTTGGCCAAACTCAGTAGCCAAGCATGACTGGGAACCAAATAATTCCATACTACAATTGTGGATGCCACTTTTCTACAATTTTCCTTGCTCCAATGCATAAATGCATAAGCCAATTGAGTTTACTAAAGTCTGCATCACATCCTCCAATGCATGTAGTTCAAGGAAAcaaaaacatgtaaaacaaacaTAAACGTACCTACTTTTTAATCTTATGGTGTAAATCAGACATTCTTTCTTGGGCCCAACAATGCTTATAAACTGGAAAGACCCAACTCGTTGACGGCTAACAAGACGTTCATAAATTTCATTAAGATAACAAAATTTAAAAAGCTTTTTCAGCCACTTAGAATCACACACTTATTCTCCAAATGACAACATTTTTAAGATGTGGGAGCCAAATATATTTCCTAGAACCACTGGGAATGGGAACGCTCTAAGCTTTGCACCTTTTCCTGCATATACTTCAACATTGCCCTTCTCATGGGAGAAATATTTGTAATTTAAAGAAGCTAACAGTAATTCAAATTGTCATTATGCTCCGAAAAGAATTATTGTTGTTCTATTATTTCCGTGAGAGTTAAAATCAGAATGAAACATACCAGTTGATACtcatttagtatttttttttcttcttccgttCAGTTGGCCAATGATCACTCCTTTCGGTTTCCCTGCTTGATCTTGCTCTTCCACACGAATCCATTAGTTTCGTATTGTATTCTCCTAATGCCTTTCGTATTGTCTTCTCCTAATGCCTTCAACGACAGCAGGGGCGGAGCTAACCCTATGCAAGGGTTGGAAATTGCGCCTCCTTAATTTCTAGAATATCTACTAAGTGTTGAGTTTTCGAAGcccaataaaaaaaatacatgtttgcACCCCCTCAAAAGCCCAACCAAAAGCAACTTCACTTGTTAGTTGTTCGTTTTTTCATGTACATATGTTATTCACCAGAGACACTTTCTCCGCTTAATTATCTGTTGCTCTCTCTAGTTTTATCTCCTATCTGTACTTCTCTTTGTCTTTCTAATCACCATTTTCTCTTGGTCTCTATTCCTACAGTTTTTGATTGTCTGCTCACTTTCAGTTTTGCAGGTTCCATCATGTACTTGGCCAATGCCAAGTACCAAAACCTGAACAGCATTTGAGACAATGAAAACATTTGAAAACTCATGGTGTTGCATCTTCTCATCACCCATCAGCATAGTCAAGTGAGCATCTTGAAGACGCTGAGGTAAGCAAGGCATCAACAAATATTCCTACTCACCGTTTTCGTATCTCTCAAGCTTGTTCTCTTGTTTTGCAACTCTTATTAATGGCAAAAATGGTGTGATAATATTGGCAACATGATATTCTTGGAGAACATACAACTGAATGGCAGAGCTGGAAATTTAACTTAGGAGTGGCTTTTGGGCTTTTATCGGGTGGCTTATGCCCATTACTTGGGCTTATATTTATCAGCTCAACTAAAATtgaaccattttttagggaccatatttttttttggggaccatggtcttattaggataacctccctatacttataaggggtgtcctaaagttaggtaaatacacatttaccctttactttaatttaaattaaaactaacttaataacaatataaatctaatcatatacatcgaatctaaatgaatttattaaccaaaatcaaaatcaaaaacaaaaacaaaaacaataggGGAGTcaaaaaaaattagttttgaaaaaaaaaattattctcttcttcttctctctttccttggcgttcctcgttcgattgaaaaacccatcaatttttttaattcgtttgttgattgggaaaattgagtagaaatcatcaaaatatggtttaaatggaagttaaagtggcatgttcagttaggaatagttttaaaaaaactagttttgtaaccgaacattatgaaaccaagaacacgaagaacacttcggttatcacgaatttaattttttgtaaccgaactccgagttcgtTTGGCACGCAAAAAATTAGTTTTAACCTAACTcctcattgaaaaccaatataCCGAActctacccaaaaaaaaaacaatgtaaccgaactgtgttatttttcccactatgttaagttatgatttaaccgaactttgcctactctgttctgttggttcgcaaaaatttctaaaactatctagtaaccgaactctacccatattacaaaaagaaaaaaaaaatccaatgtaaccgaactgtgctattttgcctactatgttgagtttcaattaaccgaacttgtcccactatgttcggttggttcgtaaaAAATCTTGACAAATCGAACTCTTCGTTAATttcatacatgtggagttcggttagatatgttgttgggttaaagtttgcgaatcaaccgaacattactctataaatcctataaacaaagttcggtaacatgtttgtttaccgaacgactaaacacctccattaaagagcgagttcggtaacctgcgtatttggaaaaagtaaccgaactacactttcagatgagttcggtaacctgttcttcacataaggtaaccgaacaagcccaaatctacttaAAAATTTTacagtttttgaaaatttggagcaattcaaccaacattatctaagctTGAAGCATACccgggtacccaaatactcttcctccggttatggttggtaaaatccatcgtttttcacgttttccttcttcatcttttctaactttactctctcaataattctacttcttttaaaaaaaaacatctgattttttaatctcactaattatctttaacttaatcatctcactaatcagtATACAAACTATtactaacactaactaatcattgcccaaaattaattaggagggtaatttaggtattaatataaatatctagataaggcgtgacctagatttacttctattgTCTTACCGAAAATAAACtaggaattactgtttagtccaatttttcaTGACGCAGTTAATGGCTATCCACCCGTGAAAAAattttactctctagtccaaaaatttcgttgagattataaagtgtattttctaaacacctaaaatacccttccaggtctaattagtatcaacacatgtaaatgttactagtagtatgttcctacatactagtaatatcaatactgtgatactacatattaatacgtACTATACTagcagtaacaaaaatatcttactaatttgttactagtaaattaggtaactactttattatactagtagtaacatatgtaatatactagtagtaactagtactagtagtaacatatgtagtatcaatacataacaattttttgatatgtagtatcaatacataacatactacatatcaatatataacatactacatatcaatat comes from Papaver somniferum cultivar HN1 chromosome 7, ASM357369v1, whole genome shotgun sequence and encodes:
- the LOC113296328 gene encoding 7-deoxyloganetin glucosyltransferase-like — protein: MKPHAVFVPVPAQGHVTPMMTLAKLFHSKGFHITFVNTEFNHQRLINSRGPDSVRGLPDFRFETIPDGLPLPDDLNATQPVPDLLHAFRNNMLLPFRNLIQRLNNNSKSSLLSPSSENILPPVTCIVSDGMMSFGLKVGVELGIPVALFWTASACGLICYLHFSQLIERGLVPLEDESDLTNGYLDTKIDWIPGMKDIRLRDLPSFVRTMDTRDIYFDYFIRELAGMNEATTLIVNTFDALEKDVLDALKSEQLSLPPLYTIGPVHQLLHHDATTGTMKNHPSAKTTSIGINLWKEETDCLKWLDSGKPNSVVYVNFGSITTMTTQQLIEFAWGLANSKHSFLWIVRSDIVKGDTANLPPEFAEETKERGLLASWCPQEKVLNHPAIGAFLTHSGWNSTIESICGGVPVICYPFFSEQHTNCRYSCIDWGIGIEIDHKVTRNEVEKSVKELLEGEKGKEMKHRAMEWKQKAEDAIAPGGSSFVNLDELVNELSQTSKQSEI